Within Massilia endophytica, the genomic segment GAAACCACCTCGCTCGACCCCATGGCCGCCGAGATGGTCGGCATTTCGCTGGCGACGGAGCCGGGAATCGCCTGCTACATCCCCATGGCCCACCGCTACCCCGGCGCGCCCGAGCAGCTGCCGCGCGAGCTGGTGCTGGAGAAGCTCAGGTCCTGGCTGGAGGACGGCTCGAAGCAGAAGCTGGGCCAGAACCTGAAGTACGACGCACACGTTTTCGCCAACCATGGCGTGAACCTGCGCGGCATCGTGCACGACACGCTGCTGCAATCCTATGTGTTCGAGTCCCACCGTTCGCACGACATGGACAGCCTGGCCATGCGCCACCTGAACCACAAGACCGTGGCGTATGAAGAGGTGTGCGGCAAGGGCGCGAGCCAGATCTGCTTCGACCAGGTGGACGTGGCGCGCGCCACCGAATACGCGGCGGAAGACGCCGACGTGACCCTGCGCCTGCACCTGGCCATGCACGGCCACGTGGCGGGGGACGAAGGCCTCACCTCCGTCTACAGCACCATCGAACTGCCGACGGCCGTGGTGCTGCAAAAGATCGAGCGCAACGGCGTGCTGATCGACGCGGCGCTGCTGGCGACCCAGTCCAATGAGCTGGGCACGCGCATCCACGAACTGGAACAGAAAGCCTACGAGCTGGCGGGCGGGCCCTTCAACCTCGGTTCGCCCAAGCAGATCGGCGAAATCTTCTTCGGCAAGCTGCAGCTCCCAGTGGTGAAGAAGACGCCGAGCGGCGCCCCGTCCACGGACGAAGAAGTGCTGCAGAAGCTGGCGGAAGACTATCCGCTGCCGAAGGTGCTGCTGGAATACCGCGGCATGGCCAAGCTCAAGTCCACGTACACGGACAAGCTGCCCAAGATGATCAACCCGCGCACGGGCCGGGTGCACACCAACTACGCGCAGGCCGTGGCGGTGACGGGCCGCCTCGCGTCGAACGACCCGAACCTGCAGAACATCCCCATCCGCACGGCGGAAGGGCGGCGCATCCGCGAAGCCTTCATTGCGCCGCCGGGCAGCCATATCGTGTCGGCCGACTACTCGCAGATCGAGCTTCGCATCATGGCGCACATCTCGGAAGACGAGAACATGCTGCGCGCCTTCGCGGAAGGCGAGGACATTCACCGCGCCACCGCCGCCGAAATCTTCGGCGTGCCGCCCGCCGAAGTGCAGAGCGAGCAGCGGCGTTACGCGAAGGTCATCAACTTCGGCCTCATTTATGGCATGAGCGCTTTCGGCCTCGCCGCGAACCTCGGCGTGGACCGCGCCGCCGCGCAAAGCTATATCGACCGCTACTTCGCCCGCTTCTCCGGCGTGAAGCGCTACATGGACGAAACCCGCATGGACGCGAAAGCCAAGGGCTACGTCACCACCGTGTTCGGCCGCCGCCTCTGGCTCCCGGAGATCAACTCGCCGAACGGCCCGCGCCGTCAGGCGGCCGAGCGTGCGGCGATCAATGCGCCCATGCAGGGCACGGCGGCTGACCTGATCAAGCTCGCCATGATCGCGGTGCAGGGCTGGATAGAGAAGGAGAACCTGAAGTCGCGCATGATCATGCAGGTGCACGACGAACTGGTGCTGGAGGTGCCGGACGAGGAACTGGCGATGGTGCGCGAAAAGCTGCCGGAACTGATGGCGGGCGTCGCGCAGCTGAAGGTGCCGCTGGTGGCCGAAGTTGGCGTCGGCCGGAATTGGGACGAAGCTCACTAAACTGAACGAAGGAGGAGAAGGTATGAAGGATCTGCAGAACGATGCCGTTAGCCTGATTGGCCAGTCCGAAGGGCTGGACCGCCGCGACTTCCTCAAGGCTGCATTGGGCACCGGCTTCGCTGCCGCCGTGCTGCCGGTGCAGGCCCAGACCGCGATCAAGACCGATACCGCCGGACTGACCGAAGGCACGGTGACCATCAAGGTCGAAGGCCAGAGCGTTCCGGTCTACCGCGCACAGCCCGAAGGCAAGACCGGGCTGCCCGTGATCCTCGTCATCTCCGAAATCTTCGGCGTGCATGAACACATCGCCGACGTGGCGCGCCGCTTCGCCAAGCAGGGCTACATGGCGCTGGCGCCGGAACTCTTCGTGCGCCAGGGCGATCCCCAGATGGAGCACAGCATCCCCGACCTGATAAAGAACATCATCTCCAAAACGCCGGACGCGCAGGTCATGGGCGATCTGGATGCGGTGGTGGCCTGGGCCAAGGCCAACGGCGGCAATACGGACAAGCTGGGCATCACGGGCTTCTGCTGGGGCGGGCGCGTCACCTGGATGTACGCCGCGCATAACCCGAACGTGAAGGCCGGCGTGGCCTGGTACGGCCGCCTGGTGGGCGAATCGAATGCCATCACGCCCAAGCACCCGGTCGATGTGGCATCCACGATCAAGGGCGCGGTGCTTGGCCTGTACGGCGGCAAGGACCAGGGCATTCCCCTCGACACCATCGACAAGATGAAGGAAGCGCTGGCCAAGGGCAGCAGCAAATCCACCTTCGTGGTCTACCCGAATTCAGGCCACGCCTTCCACGCCGACTACCGTCCCAGCTACAACGAGGCGGACGCGAAGGATGGCTGGTCGCGTGCGCTGGCCTGGTTCAAGAGCCACGGCGTCGCCTGAAAAGCTGGTAATTCTGCAAAAGCGCGGGCTGGACGGTAAAATGTCCGGTTTGCGCGCGGCTGCGTGCGCGTCACGGGCACGCCTGTAAGAGGTCTCAAAATCGATCCGGTACTCATTTCCATCCTGCTCGCCACCACCCTGGCTGGCGTCATCAGCATCACGGCTGCTGCGGTGTTCTCGTTTACGCTGCTCTCGAGGATGGTGGAACGCATGGTCAGCCTCTCGGTCGGCATCATGCTCTCGACCTCCCTGCTGCACGCGCTGCCCGAGGCCTTCGAGTCGGGTGCCGACACCCACAGCCTCTTCGCCGCGCTGCTGGCGGGCCTGCTGGCCTTCTTCATGCTGGAAAAACTGGCCATCCTGCGCCACTCCCACCACCACGAAGGCGACGGCCACCACCACGCCCATGGCCACGACAAGCACGAGGCAGGGCGAGCGGGCTGGATGATCCTGCTGGGCGATGGCATGCACAACTTCACGGACGGCATCCTGATCGCGGCCGCCTTCCTGGCCGATCCCCAGCTGGGCATTGTGACGGGCGTGGCCATCATCGCCCACGAGATCCCGCAGGAGATCGGCGACTTCATCGTGCTGCTCAACGCCGGGTTCACGCGCACGCGCGCCTACGTCTACAACCTGCTATGCAGCCTGCTGGCGGTAGCGGGCGGCCTGCTCGGCTACTACACCCTGGACCGCGCCAGCAACCTGATTCCCTACGTGCTGGTCTTCGCGTCCTCCGGCTTCATCTACATTGCAGTCAGCGACCTGATGCCCCAGATGCAGCGCCGCGCCACGATGAAGGAAACGGTGCCCCAAGTGCTGCTGATCGCGCTGGGCGTCTGCATCGTCCTCTTCCTCACCGCCCACCACTAATTTCCTAAAGGGGTCTGTCCCCTTTAAGAAATTAGTTGCGGCCGGTGGCGACGGGGCGGGTGGGGGAGGCGCACCATTCGGACCAGGAGCCGGGATAGAGCGCCGCGCCGGACAGTCCGGCGATTTCGAGGGCGAGCAGGTTGTGGCAGGCCGTCACGCCCGAGCCGCATTGCATGATGGCCTGCGCTGGCGATGCAAACAGCGGGGCGAATTCTTCCTTCAGCTGGGCCGCGGGTTTGAAGCGGCCGTCCGCCTGCAGGTTGTCCTTGAAGAAGCGGTTCTTCGCGCCGGGGATGTGGCCGCCAACCGGGTCGATGGTCTCGTTCTCGCCGCGGAAGCGGTCGTTGGCGCGCGCGTCCACCACCGTGCGCTTGCCGCTCGACAGATTTGCCACCACATCTTCCACCGTCACGGTCTGCGTCAGCGGGGCCTTGTCGCCGATATTTCCGGCGGGACGGGCCCTGGTTTCCGCCGTCAGCGGCAGGCCTTGCGCTTCCCAAGCCGCGAGGCCGCCATCCAGCACTGCCACCGCTTCGTGGCCGACCCAGCGCAGCAGCCACCAGAGGCGCGCCGCATACATGCCGCCGTGGGCGTCGTAGGCGATGACCTGGGTGCCGTCATTGATGCCCCAGCGGCGCAGCGTGTCGATGAAGCCCGCACGGTCGGGGAGGGGATGGCGGCCCTTGAACACGCCGTCCGCACCCTGTTTGGGGCCCGAGAGGTCGTGGTCGATGTTGGCGAATTGCGCCCCCGCGATATGCCCTGCCGCGAAGGCGTCCCGGCCGTAGGCGGGGTTCATGAGGTCGTGGCGGCAGTCGAGGATGATCCAGCCTTCGTCGTTCAGGTGCTGCGACAGGGTGGCGGCATCGATCAGGGTGGTGTGCATGCTGTCTCCTTATACTTCGCTGGCAATCGGGTCGGTCTTGGCGATGGCTGCGCCTTTGTCCGTGTTGCGGGTATTGTAGAACGTGGCCGCCATGCCGGAGGCGAGGATGATGCCGATGCCCAGCCAGCTGTGCCAGTCGAAGGTGTCGCTGAACACCAGCACGCCCCATACGCTGGAGAAGACGATGCCGGTGTATTGAAGATTCGCCACCACAAGGGTCTTGCCCACGCGGTAGGCGCGCGTCATGGCCATCTGCGCGGCCGTGGCGCACAGGCCTATGCCCAGCAGGAGCAGGAAGCCGTAGGTGTTGTTGAGCGAGTGCCACACGACGGGACCGCCGCCCGCTTCGGCGACATGGCCGCCCGCTCCAGCGAGCAGGTTCATGACTGAGAAGAAGTAGACGACGCGATATTCGGGTTCGCCCGCAAGCCCCAGCTTGCGCACCTGCATATAGGCCATGGCGGAGAGCACGGAGGAGCCGAGCGCGATGAGCGCGTCGAACAGCAGATTGGCGTGGAAGGCGGGCTGCAGCAGCAGGGTCACGCCGACGAAGCTCATGAAGATGGCCACCGTGAGCGGCCATTCCACGCCCTTGCGCTTGTGCCACCAGCCGTGGGTAAAGAGCCAGACGGCGATCCAGATGGGCGCCATGTAGTTGAGCGTCATGGCGGTGGCGAGGGGCAGCTTGGCGATGGCGTAGAACCACATCCACAGCGAGACCACGCCGACGACGCCGCGCCAGAGGTGGCCCATGGCGAAGCGGGTACGCAGGGTGCCGCCCTGGAACCAGATCATGCAGGAGAGGATGGTGATGCCGACCACGCCCCTGTACATCACGATTTCGGAAGTCGAATACAGTCCCGAGGCCAGTTTCACGCAGACGCCCATTGCGGCAAACATGAAACTGGCAAATAGCATCCACAGTGACTGCATGACTTCCTTAAAGTGTTATTTTGCTGCGATACCACTCATGGAAGTGCTGCATGCCGTCTTCCATCGGCGACTGGTACGGCCCCGCATCGCTGGTGCCGCGCTGCATGAGAATGCGCCGTCCGGCATCCATGCGCAGGGCGATTTCGTCGTCCTCGACGCAGGTTTCCATGTAGGCCGCGCGTTCCGCTTCGATGAATTCCCGCTCGAACAGCACGATCTCTTCGGGGTAGTAGAACTCCACCACGTTCTTCGTGCGCTGCGGCCCGTCCGGCCACAGGGTCGATACCACCAGCACGTGCGGATACCACTCCACCATGATATTGGGGTAGAGCGTGAGCCAGATGGCGCCGAAGGGCGGCGCCTCGCCGCCGCGGAACTTGAGCAGCTGCTCGTGCCATTTCTGGTAGACCGGCGAGCCGGACTTGCGCAGGCCGCGGTTCACGCCCACGGTCTGCACGCTGTAGTCCGCGCCGAATTCCCAGCGCAGGTCGTCGCAGCTCACGAAGGAGCCCAGGCCCGGGTGGAAAGGCTCGACGTGGTAGTCCTCCAGGTAGACCTCGATGAAGGTCTTCCAGTTGTAGTCGCAGTGGTGCACTTCGACGTGGTCGAACATGTAGCCGCTGAAATCGAGGTCCTTGGTGACGGAGAGCTTCGAGAGCTTTTCCATCACGTTGTAGCCGTTCTGCTCGAACAGCAGCCCGTTCCAGTTCTGCAGCCGCGTCTTCGGCAGGTTCAGGCAAGGCGTTTCGGGGAAATGCGGCGCCCCGATCAGCTCACCCTTCAGGTCATAGGTCCAGCGATGCAGGGGGCAGACAATATTGTTCGCATTGCCACGGCCATTGAACATGAGCGCCTGGCGGTGACGGCAGACGTTGGAGAGCAGTTCGAGGCCTTGCGCGTTACGGACCAGCATGCGCCCTTCGTCTTCCGCAACGAGGGTCGCAAAGTCGCCGACATTCGGCACCATCAATTCGTGTCCCACGTAGCGTGGGCCTGCCTGAAACAAGTGCTGCATTTCGCGCTGCAGAAGCGCTTCGTCAAAATAGACGCTAACCGGTAGTTGCGCGTTGGAGCGCGCTAGCCTGGCGTGGGTACCCAGATCGGACATCCCAACCCCCCTTAATTAAAGTACTGCAAACCAAGAAGAGACAGAATCCGCAAAGACCTGAATTCAGAGTATAAAAACGGTATTTCGGACAGAACCGGAGATTATAGCGCGAATGGCCCCATTTTGCCCGAATTTCTCCGGCTGCCTCGCCCCGCAGGGCGAACAATCTAGCGTGGCCGGAATTGCAACATGGGCTGATCCGTAAGCCCGGCATTTTTAGACCGTGGCGGACAGTTTGTTCTAAAATAACGGGCTACACTGAGCGATTGAGTATCTATGTCCAAGAAAATGAATGCCGAGAACGCCGCCCCCGCCTCATTCGAGGATGCGATGGCCGAGCTGGCGCAGCTGGTCACGCAGATGGAAGCCGGACAGCTGCCGCTGGAGGCTTCCGTGGCGGCCTATGCGCGCGGCTCCGAGCTGGTGAAGTATTGCGCGGCGCAACTCGACAAGGTCGAATCGCAGGTGAAGGTCCTGGAAGGCGACATGCTCAAGCCCTTCGCGGAAGACGGCGAGGCGCAGCAATGAGCGCCTCCTTCCAGGACTGGATGAAAACCATCCAGGCGGGCATGGAGGCCGACATGTCGGCTTATCTCCCCGCCGCCCAAGCCATTCCCACCAGGCTGCACGCGGCAATGCGCTATGCCCTGCTGGGCGGCGGCAAGCGTGTGCGCCCGCTGCTGGTGTACGCGGCCGGAGCGCTCTTCGGCGCCGACGCGCAGGCCCTGAGCCGAGCCGCCGCCGCCGTCGAGATGATCCACGCCTATTCGCTGGTGCACGACGACATGCCCTGCATGGACGACGACGATCTTCGCCGCGGCAAGCCGACCGTGCACGTGGCCTACGACGAGGCGACCGCGCTGCTGGTGGGCGATGCGCTGCAGTCCCAGGCCTTCACCGTGCTGGCCGAGGCTACCACGCTGCCGCCGGAGCGCCAGGTCGCCATGCTGGCGCTGCTGGCCCAGGCAGCCGGTTCCTCGGGCATGTGCGGCGGCCAGGCCATCGACCTCGATAGCGTGGGCCTGAGCCTGACCCAGGAGCAGCTCGAACGCATGCACCAGCTGAAGACGGGCGCCCTGCTGCGCGCGTCCGTAGTGCTGGGCGCCCTGGCAGGAAAATCGCTGGATGCGGCCGAACAGAAGGCGCTGGACGACTACAGCCGCGCCATCGGCCTGGCCTTCCAGGTGGTGGACGATGTGCTCGACGCCACGGCCGATTCGGCCACCCTGGGCAAGACCGCGGGCAAGGACGCCGCGGACAACAAGCCCACCTATGTGTCGATCCTGGGCCTGGAGCCTTCGATCGCACTGGCAGAACAATTACGGCGCGAGGCGCATGCCGCACTCGCCCCATTCGGAGAATCTGCACTGCGTCTGCGCGAGATCGCCGACCTTATCGTGCAGCGGAAGGCTTAAATGAAACTGCTTGAAACCATCAACAATCCGGCCGACCTGCGCAAGCTGCCGCGCACCCAGCT encodes:
- a CDS encoding polyprenyl synthetase family protein, with protein sequence MSASFQDWMKTIQAGMEADMSAYLPAAQAIPTRLHAAMRYALLGGGKRVRPLLVYAAGALFGADAQALSRAAAAVEMIHAYSLVHDDMPCMDDDDLRRGKPTVHVAYDEATALLVGDALQSQAFTVLAEATTLPPERQVAMLALLAQAAGSSGMCGGQAIDLDSVGLSLTQEQLERMHQLKTGALLRASVVLGALAGKSLDAAEQKALDDYSRAIGLAFQVVDDVLDATADSATLGKTAGKDAADNKPTYVSILGLEPSIALAEQLRREAHAALAPFGESALRLREIADLIVQRKA
- a CDS encoding exodeoxyribonuclease VII small subunit, with translation MSKKMNAENAAPASFEDAMAELAQLVTQMEAGQLPLEASVAAYARGSELVKYCAAQLDKVESQVKVLEGDMLKPFAEDGEAQQ
- a CDS encoding aromatic ring-hydroxylating oxygenase subunit alpha; this translates as MSDLGTHARLARSNAQLPVSVYFDEALLQREMQHLFQAGPRYVGHELMVPNVGDFATLVAEDEGRMLVRNAQGLELLSNVCRHRQALMFNGRGNANNIVCPLHRWTYDLKGELIGAPHFPETPCLNLPKTRLQNWNGLLFEQNGYNVMEKLSKLSVTKDLDFSGYMFDHVEVHHCDYNWKTFIEVYLEDYHVEPFHPGLGSFVSCDDLRWEFGADYSVQTVGVNRGLRKSGSPVYQKWHEQLLKFRGGEAPPFGAIWLTLYPNIMVEWYPHVLVVSTLWPDGPQRTKNVVEFYYPEEIVLFEREFIEAERAAYMETCVEDDEIALRMDAGRRILMQRGTSDAGPYQSPMEDGMQHFHEWYRSKITL
- a CDS encoding ZIP family metal transporter gives rise to the protein MLATTLAGVISITAAAVFSFTLLSRMVERMVSLSVGIMLSTSLLHALPEAFESGADTHSLFAALLAGLLAFFMLEKLAILRHSHHHEGDGHHHAHGHDKHEAGRAGWMILLGDGMHNFTDGILIAAAFLADPQLGIVTGVAIIAHEIPQEIGDFIVLLNAGFTRTRAYVYNLLCSLLAVAGGLLGYYTLDRASNLIPYVLVFASSGFIYIAVSDLMPQMQRRATMKETVPQVLLIALGVCIVLFLTAHH
- the polA gene encoding DNA polymerase I, which encodes MQKTLLLVDGSSYLYRAFHALPDLRSQEGHPTGAMHGMVNMLRRLRADFPAAYIACVFDAKGKTFRDDMYPEYKATRASMPSDLALQIEPIHEAVRAMGWPILMVEGVEADDVIGTLSVEAEKNGMEVIISTGDKDLAQLVTSKVTLINTMTNEKLDEAGVLAKFGVPPNRIIDYLTLIGDTVDNVPGVAKCGPKTALKWLGQYDSLDGIIANADKITGAVGQNLRDALEWLPQGRKLITVKTDCDLTKHMMSISESLVAKDEDRELLLAFFTKYGFKTLLRELGGLTPAAPTGAAAPAAAPGETGDMFAAGPATVSYDTVLTEAQLDAWIERIHQAPLTAIDTETTSLDPMAAEMVGISLATEPGIACYIPMAHRYPGAPEQLPRELVLEKLRSWLEDGSKQKLGQNLKYDAHVFANHGVNLRGIVHDTLLQSYVFESHRSHDMDSLAMRHLNHKTVAYEEVCGKGASQICFDQVDVARATEYAAEDADVTLRLHLAMHGHVAGDEGLTSVYSTIELPTAVVLQKIERNGVLIDAALLATQSNELGTRIHELEQKAYELAGGPFNLGSPKQIGEIFFGKLQLPVVKKTPSGAPSTDEEVLQKLAEDYPLPKVLLEYRGMAKLKSTYTDKLPKMINPRTGRVHTNYAQAVAVTGRLASNDPNLQNIPIRTAEGRRIREAFIAPPGSHIVSADYSQIELRIMAHISEDENMLRAFAEGEDIHRATAAEIFGVPPAEVQSEQRRYAKVINFGLIYGMSAFGLAANLGVDRAAAQSYIDRYFARFSGVKRYMDETRMDAKAKGYVTTVFGRRLWLPEINSPNGPRRQAAERAAINAPMQGTAADLIKLAMIAVQGWIEKENLKSRMIMQVHDELVLEVPDEELAMVREKLPELMAGVAQLKVPLVAEVGVGRNWDEAH
- a CDS encoding DMT family transporter, which encodes MQSLWMLFASFMFAAMGVCVKLASGLYSTSEIVMYRGVVGITILSCMIWFQGGTLRTRFAMGHLWRGVVGVVSLWMWFYAIAKLPLATAMTLNYMAPIWIAVWLFTHGWWHKRKGVEWPLTVAIFMSFVGVTLLLQPAFHANLLFDALIALGSSVLSAMAYMQVRKLGLAGEPEYRVVYFFSVMNLLAGAGGHVAEAGGGPVVWHSLNNTYGFLLLLGIGLCATAAQMAMTRAYRVGKTLVVANLQYTGIVFSSVWGVLVFSDTFDWHSWLGIGIILASGMAATFYNTRNTDKGAAIAKTDPIASEV
- a CDS encoding dienelactone hydrolase family protein — translated: MKDLQNDAVSLIGQSEGLDRRDFLKAALGTGFAAAVLPVQAQTAIKTDTAGLTEGTVTIKVEGQSVPVYRAQPEGKTGLPVILVISEIFGVHEHIADVARRFAKQGYMALAPELFVRQGDPQMEHSIPDLIKNIISKTPDAQVMGDLDAVVAWAKANGGNTDKLGITGFCWGGRVTWMYAAHNPNVKAGVAWYGRLVGESNAITPKHPVDVASTIKGAVLGLYGGKDQGIPLDTIDKMKEALAKGSSKSTFVVYPNSGHAFHADYRPSYNEADAKDGWSRALAWFKSHGVA
- a CDS encoding sulfurtransferase, whose amino-acid sequence is MHTTLIDAATLSQHLNDEGWIILDCRHDLMNPAYGRDAFAAGHIAGAQFANIDHDLSGPKQGADGVFKGRHPLPDRAGFIDTLRRWGINDGTQVIAYDAHGGMYAARLWWLLRWVGHEAVAVLDGGLAAWEAQGLPLTAETRARPAGNIGDKAPLTQTVTVEDVVANLSSGKRTVVDARANDRFRGENETIDPVGGHIPGAKNRFFKDNLQADGRFKPAAQLKEEFAPLFASPAQAIMQCGSGVTACHNLLALEIAGLSGAALYPGSWSEWCASPTRPVATGRN